A genomic stretch from Schaalia odontolytica includes:
- a CDS encoding FMN-dependent dehydrogenase — MPSYRTIMTVTTLAPGRAPEEVEAAARSATWLESWDISIASGQPRVTARFTAEGDDEARETHRSILAAVRHVADVPRARLAAVVGGRSHYLVP, encoded by the coding sequence ATGCCGTCCTATCGCACCATTATGACGGTGACCACCCTGGCACCCGGGCGGGCCCCCGAAGAAGTCGAGGCCGCCGCCCGGTCCGCCACGTGGCTCGAGTCCTGGGATATTTCCATCGCCTCCGGTCAGCCTCGCGTCACCGCCCGATTCACCGCCGAGGGGGACGACGAAGCGAGAGAGACTCACCGCAGCATCCTCGCCGCCGTGCGCCACGTCGCCGATGTGCCACGCGCCCGGCTGGCCGCTGTCGTGGGAGGGCGCTCCCACTACCTTGTCCCCTGA
- a CDS encoding glycoside hydrolase family 2 TIM barrel-domain containing protein, with protein MFHTPHISTPTSAWLSDPQTFAVNRLPARSSHDSDTHRQSLDGTWEVVLTTASRICLVSPTDCFSTEEACDLPIPSTLEAEGLWPPAYVNIQMPWDGHANPTAPNFPEDCRVAVYRRRFRLDEAVLESLKARGSVRLRFEGFATALYVWVDGTFVGYCEDGYTASEFDVMQALNSDSGTEEHELVVACYEHSSASWLEGQDSWRFHGLFRSVYLIALPVCHIENLRVDADYDAATGMGALDIKADICGIDADVTISAELTDRSATVVWSHRSPTREPVIELSGVLSKICPWTAEDPALYTLSVALLDADGHTHEVVSQRVGFRRFEIVDGVFTLNDQRLIFRGVNRHEFSPYTGRTMAMEDMVTDVRLCKQLNINAIRTSHYPNDTRFLDLCDEYGLYVIDEANLETHGSWCTPGDIPTPETAIPGSKMEWENACVDRVESMVRQDRNHASVLIWSLGNESYGGEVFRSMYRRCHELDEARPVHYEGVTWDREFDDASDIESRMYAHPDAIEEYLRCEPAKPYLSCEYMHSMGNSVGGLQLYTDLERYPEYGGGFIWDFIDQALYHEPTAGSGGEFLAYGGDFGDRPCDWEFSCDGIVFADRTPKPQAQAVKALYAPVTLTPSAQGIRLDILTLTAPLEHLRVRARVLADGEVAWEAEYEAASASGPEGLVEVRWPSELLGETAREIVLEGTLFLAAPTAWCEAGHVVAVGQSIHARPEPPTEEIEGEADFTLGRWNVGVRHGESEALLSRTAGGIVQWQRGEEAMVLFPPRLTTFRPLTDNDRGAGHGFERACWTTAGAYARCVDTRVEPREGCVVVTYDYQLASLDNVIVPVRYELRTDGTIRLTATYPGAQNLPTMPCFGLEWALPSSIDRLRFYGLGPVEAYADRLAGANLGVWELSAAQGLAHYAVPQECGFHPGVRWCDVTDANGHGLRVQARSNLGISLLPYSSAQIENARHWWELPEPSQRTATYLRLLSAQMGVGGDDSWGSPVHDEFQIDASHEQIVDVTLSLL; from the coding sequence ATGTTCCACACGCCCCATATTTCCACCCCTACATCTGCTTGGCTCAGCGATCCACAGACCTTTGCTGTCAATCGACTTCCCGCTCGCTCTTCCCATGACTCAGACACGCACCGCCAGAGCCTCGATGGAACCTGGGAGGTAGTACTCACCACCGCATCGCGCATCTGCCTCGTCTCCCCCACCGACTGCTTCTCAACCGAGGAAGCGTGCGACCTGCCCATCCCCTCGACGCTCGAAGCGGAGGGACTGTGGCCACCGGCCTACGTCAACATCCAGATGCCGTGGGACGGACACGCTAATCCGACGGCTCCCAACTTTCCCGAGGACTGCCGAGTCGCCGTCTACCGTCGCCGATTCCGCCTTGACGAGGCCGTGCTGGAGAGTCTCAAGGCACGCGGCAGCGTACGCCTGCGTTTTGAAGGCTTCGCGACCGCGCTCTACGTGTGGGTCGACGGCACGTTCGTCGGATACTGCGAGGATGGCTACACAGCGAGCGAATTCGACGTGATGCAGGCTCTCAATAGCGATAGCGGCACGGAGGAACACGAGCTCGTGGTCGCGTGCTACGAGCACTCGAGCGCTTCCTGGCTTGAAGGACAGGATTCGTGGCGTTTCCACGGCCTGTTCCGCTCCGTCTACCTGATCGCGCTGCCGGTGTGCCACATCGAAAACCTAAGGGTGGACGCGGACTACGACGCAGCGACGGGCATGGGCGCCCTGGACATCAAGGCCGACATCTGCGGCATCGATGCTGACGTCACCATCAGCGCCGAACTTACGGACCGCTCGGCGACCGTGGTGTGGAGCCACCGCAGCCCCACGAGGGAGCCCGTCATTGAGTTGAGCGGTGTTCTGTCCAAGATTTGCCCATGGACGGCGGAGGACCCGGCGCTCTACACGCTGAGCGTGGCTCTTCTCGATGCGGACGGACACACGCACGAGGTCGTGAGCCAGCGCGTGGGCTTCCGCCGTTTTGAGATCGTCGACGGCGTATTCACTCTCAACGATCAGCGCCTGATTTTCCGAGGAGTGAACCGTCACGAGTTCAGCCCATACACGGGCCGCACGATGGCGATGGAGGACATGGTCACGGATGTACGACTGTGCAAACAGCTCAACATCAACGCCATTCGCACGAGCCACTACCCTAACGACACGCGATTCCTCGATCTGTGTGACGAATACGGCCTGTACGTCATCGACGAGGCGAACCTGGAGACGCACGGCTCATGGTGCACACCAGGCGATATTCCCACACCCGAGACGGCCATCCCGGGCTCGAAGATGGAGTGGGAGAACGCATGCGTGGATCGCGTGGAGTCGATGGTGCGCCAGGACCGCAACCACGCGAGTGTGCTCATCTGGTCACTGGGTAACGAGTCCTACGGCGGCGAGGTGTTCCGCAGCATGTACCGACGCTGTCACGAGCTGGACGAGGCCCGTCCAGTTCACTACGAGGGCGTGACGTGGGATCGCGAGTTCGACGATGCCTCGGATATCGAGTCGCGCATGTACGCCCATCCCGACGCTATTGAGGAGTACCTGCGCTGTGAGCCGGCAAAGCCCTACCTGTCGTGCGAGTACATGCACTCAATGGGTAACTCAGTGGGAGGCTTGCAACTGTACACGGACCTAGAGCGTTACCCCGAGTACGGCGGCGGCTTCATCTGGGACTTCATCGATCAGGCTCTGTACCATGAGCCGACCGCCGGATCGGGCGGTGAGTTCCTGGCCTACGGCGGCGACTTCGGTGATCGTCCTTGCGACTGGGAGTTCTCGTGCGACGGCATCGTTTTCGCGGATCGTACGCCCAAGCCTCAGGCGCAGGCGGTCAAGGCTCTCTACGCCCCGGTGACACTCACCCCGAGCGCGCAGGGCATACGTCTGGACATACTCACCCTTACCGCTCCGCTCGAGCACCTGAGAGTGCGCGCCCGCGTGCTCGCGGACGGCGAGGTCGCATGGGAGGCCGAGTACGAGGCGGCGTCGGCGAGCGGCCCGGAGGGCTTGGTCGAGGTACGTTGGCCCAGCGAGCTGTTGGGCGAGACAGCACGAGAAATTGTCCTGGAGGGGACGCTATTTCTCGCCGCGCCTACCGCGTGGTGCGAGGCGGGGCACGTGGTGGCGGTGGGTCAATCGATCCACGCGCGCCCGGAGCCGCCAACGGAGGAGATCGAGGGCGAGGCTGACTTCACGCTGGGACGCTGGAACGTCGGCGTCCGCCACGGCGAGAGCGAGGCTCTGCTGTCTCGCACCGCTGGCGGCATTGTGCAGTGGCAACGCGGGGAGGAGGCCATGGTGCTCTTTCCGCCTCGCCTAACGACGTTCCGTCCCCTCACAGACAATGACCGCGGGGCCGGCCACGGTTTCGAGCGTGCATGCTGGACGACCGCCGGTGCCTACGCCCGCTGCGTGGACACACGGGTTGAGCCCCGTGAAGGCTGCGTCGTCGTCACCTACGACTACCAGTTGGCCAGCCTGGACAACGTCATCGTTCCCGTGCGCTACGAGCTGCGTACCGATGGAACGATCCGCCTGACGGCAACCTACCCGGGTGCCCAGAACCTGCCGACGATGCCCTGTTTCGGCCTCGAGTGGGCTCTCCCTTCCTCGATTGACCGGCTGCGTTTCTACGGCCTCGGCCCCGTCGAGGCCTACGCAGACCGTCTAGCCGGCGCAAACCTGGGTGTGTGGGAACTCAGCGCCGCTCAGGGCCTGGCCCACTACGCGGTGCCGCAGGAGTGTGGCTTCCACCCCGGTGTGCGCTGGTGCGATGTGACCGACGCCAACGGCCACGGGCTGCGCGTACAGGCCCGCTCCAACCTAGGCATCTCTCTCCTACCCTATTCGTCCGCGCAAATCGAGAACGCCCGCCACTGGTGGGAACTTCCCGAGCCTTCGCAGCGTACCGCGACGTACCTGCGTCTGCTCAGCGCACAGATGGGCGTGGGCGGCGATGATTCGTGGGGTTCACCGGTCCACGACGAGTTCCAGATCGACGCGTCGCACGAGCAGATCGTGGACGTGACGCTGTCTCTCCTGTGA
- a CDS encoding ATP-dependent Clp protease proteolytic subunit, which yields MSTQPYFEAVARQMPQARYVLPDFEERTAYGFRRQNPYTKLFEDRIVFLGVQVDDASADDVMAQLLVLESQDPDSLITMYINSPGGSFTALTAIYDTMQYIKPQIQTVCLGQAASAAAVLLAAGSPGKRLALPNARVLIHQPAMEGMQGQASDIQIVADEIDRMRAWLEDTISKHSGKPVEQVRRDIERDKILTAPQAAEYGLIDQVLESRKAL from the coding sequence ATGAGCACCCAGCCCTACTTTGAGGCGGTCGCCCGCCAGATGCCGCAGGCTCGCTACGTCTTGCCGGACTTTGAGGAGCGCACGGCCTACGGTTTCCGCCGCCAGAACCCATACACGAAGCTCTTTGAGGACCGTATCGTGTTCCTTGGCGTTCAGGTGGATGACGCCAGCGCCGATGACGTCATGGCGCAGCTGCTGGTCCTGGAGTCCCAGGATCCGGATTCGCTGATCACCATGTACATCAACTCGCCCGGCGGTTCCTTCACGGCGCTGACCGCCATCTACGACACGATGCAGTACATCAAGCCGCAGATCCAGACGGTGTGCCTGGGTCAGGCTGCCTCGGCGGCGGCCGTCCTGCTGGCAGCGGGTTCGCCCGGCAAGCGCCTGGCGCTGCCCAACGCCCGCGTCCTCATCCACCAGCCTGCGATGGAGGGTATGCAGGGGCAGGCCTCGGACATCCAGATCGTTGCCGACGAGATCGATCGCATGCGCGCATGGCTCGAGGACACTATCTCGAAGCACTCGGGCAAGCCGGTGGAGCAGGTGCGCCGCGACATCGAGCGCGACAAGATCCTGACCGCCCCGCAGGCCGCCGAGTACGGTCTGATCGACCAGGTGCTCGAGTCTCGTAAGGCTCTGTGA
- a CDS encoding glycoside-pentoside-hexuronide (GPH):cation symporter — translation MAHEQGTNKSWVSRICYAIGNLGQAAYYNALSTFFVTYYAAQTLFRDYEDSEAKAMIAIITALVFIIRIVEIFIDPLLGNLVDNTNSRFGRFKPWQVIGGVGSSILLFAIFTGLFGLVNVNKGVFIVVFVIVFVVLDVLYSLRDISYWGMIPALSSSSQERSVYTALGTFTGSIGYNGVTAIVVPVVAFFGALAGAGSESQTGWSGFGAVIAILGIVTCLAVAFGTREEESVLRDPADKSNPLQAFQAIGRNDQLLWVSLSYVLYSIANVATTGFMIYLFKFVLQKPDIYSVVGIIAFLIGLVVTPLYPVINRRVPRRYLYLGGMAFMACAYILFIFFSSNLIVVFVALVLFYLPATCIQMTAILTITDSVEYGQWKTGKRNEAVTLSVRPMLDKIAGALSNSIVGFVAIVAAMTNDVDPSLLTSSNIETFKAAAFYVPLAVIVLAFIVFARKVTLTEAKHGEIVSILEENMASASDKEG, via the coding sequence ATGGCACACGAACAAGGAACGAACAAGAGCTGGGTGTCGCGAATCTGCTACGCGATCGGCAACCTCGGGCAGGCCGCGTATTACAACGCGCTGTCGACCTTCTTTGTCACCTACTACGCGGCACAGACCCTGTTCCGTGACTACGAGGACTCCGAGGCCAAGGCGATGATTGCGATCATCACGGCTCTCGTCTTCATCATCAGGATTGTTGAGATCTTCATCGATCCGCTCCTGGGTAACCTCGTGGACAACACGAACTCGCGTTTTGGGCGCTTCAAGCCCTGGCAGGTCATCGGCGGTGTTGGATCCTCGATCCTACTCTTCGCAATCTTCACCGGACTCTTCGGCCTCGTCAACGTCAACAAGGGCGTGTTCATCGTCGTCTTCGTGATCGTCTTCGTGGTCCTCGACGTTTTGTACTCCCTACGTGACATCTCCTACTGGGGAATGATCCCCGCCCTGTCCTCGTCTTCGCAGGAACGTAGCGTGTACACCGCCCTCGGTACCTTCACGGGCTCGATCGGCTACAACGGCGTGACTGCGATTGTCGTTCCCGTCGTCGCGTTCTTCGGTGCCCTCGCAGGTGCAGGCTCCGAGAGTCAGACGGGCTGGAGCGGCTTCGGTGCCGTCATCGCGATCCTCGGCATCGTCACCTGCCTGGCCGTCGCCTTTGGAACGCGCGAAGAGGAGAGCGTGCTGCGCGATCCCGCCGACAAGTCCAACCCCCTGCAGGCCTTCCAGGCGATCGGACGCAATGACCAGCTCCTCTGGGTCTCCCTGTCCTACGTCCTGTACTCGATCGCGAACGTCGCGACGACCGGATTCATGATCTATCTGTTCAAGTTCGTCCTCCAAAAGCCGGACATCTACTCCGTGGTCGGTATCATCGCCTTCCTCATCGGCCTTGTGGTGACTCCTCTGTACCCGGTGATAAACCGGCGCGTCCCGCGCCGCTACCTCTACCTCGGTGGCATGGCGTTCATGGCCTGCGCCTACATCCTGTTCATCTTCTTCTCGTCCAACCTCATCGTCGTCTTCGTTGCCCTGGTGCTCTTCTACCTGCCCGCCACCTGCATCCAGATGACGGCGATCCTGACGATCACCGACTCCGTCGAATACGGCCAGTGGAAGACCGGCAAGCGCAACGAGGCAGTAACGCTGTCCGTGCGTCCTATGCTCGACAAGATCGCAGGCGCGCTGTCGAACTCGATCGTCGGTTTCGTCGCCATCGTGGCCGCCATGACCAACGACGTCGATCCTTCGCTTCTGACGAGCAGCAACATCGAGACATTCAAGGCGGCTGCGTTCTACGTGCCGCTGGCGGTTATAGTCCTGGCGTTCATCGTCTTCGCCCGCAAGGTGACTCTCACCGAGGCCAAGCACGGCGAGATCGTGTCCATCCTTGAAGAAAACATGGCGAGCGCTTCTGACAAGGAGGGTTAA
- a CDS encoding LacI family DNA-binding transcriptional regulator encodes MVNLGDIAKATGYSKATVSRVLSGDPSFTAKESTRHRVIQVANELGYALRSSRSGIPQMMAVLENFDATHGPQDTYFADVRDALRERAVENMMSLSFFSDVDSLVEAGDDFAGFVSLGPAPIAREDLQRLHEALAHGVFIDINPAPTLFHSVRPDLQQTVIEAIYALREQGRERIAFIGGEGHMMGSHVFARDPRTFAFDEWARLLGMPTDGHVYASGPFTVDNGRDQAEALLDAHAEAMPDAILVAADPLAVGVIQALVARGVRIPDEVAVLSIDNLEVCQYTAPTLSSYAIERSELAETALMLLSDAIVGRFRHKHHVLLSTHLVPRQSFIPLEDTPRY; translated from the coding sequence ATGGTCAATCTAGGTGATATAGCGAAGGCGACAGGGTACTCGAAGGCGACTGTGTCCCGTGTGCTCTCGGGGGATCCCAGCTTCACCGCGAAAGAATCGACCCGACATCGCGTTATTCAGGTGGCCAATGAGCTCGGCTACGCGCTGCGCTCCTCGCGTTCCGGAATTCCGCAGATGATGGCGGTGCTGGAGAATTTCGACGCGACGCACGGACCCCAGGACACTTACTTCGCGGACGTGCGCGACGCACTGCGCGAACGCGCGGTCGAAAATATGATGAGCCTGTCCTTCTTCTCCGACGTAGACTCGCTGGTCGAAGCCGGTGATGACTTCGCTGGCTTCGTCTCCCTGGGGCCCGCTCCGATCGCGAGGGAGGATCTTCAGAGGCTGCATGAGGCGCTGGCACACGGCGTGTTCATCGATATCAATCCCGCACCCACCCTCTTTCATTCGGTGCGCCCCGACCTGCAGCAAACCGTCATCGAAGCCATCTACGCGCTGCGCGAGCAGGGGCGCGAGCGTATCGCTTTTATCGGTGGAGAAGGGCACATGATGGGGTCGCACGTCTTCGCCCGGGATCCTCGCACCTTTGCTTTCGATGAGTGGGCGCGTCTGCTGGGGATGCCGACCGACGGGCACGTGTATGCGTCCGGCCCATTCACGGTTGATAACGGGCGTGACCAGGCCGAGGCTCTGCTGGATGCCCATGCCGAGGCGATGCCCGACGCGATCCTCGTGGCTGCAGATCCGTTGGCAGTCGGCGTCATCCAGGCGCTGGTGGCCCGTGGGGTGAGGATTCCCGACGAGGTCGCGGTCCTGTCGATCGATAATCTCGAAGTGTGTCAGTACACGGCTCCCACGCTCAGCTCCTACGCGATTGAGCGTTCAGAGCTCGCCGAGACAGCCCTCATGCTTCTTTCCGACGCGATTGTCGGCCGGTTCCGGCACAAGCATCACGTGCTCCTCTCCACGCACCTGGTGCCTCGGCAGAGCTTTATTCCCCTCGAGGACACGCCCCGGTACTGA
- the tig gene encoding trigger factor codes for MKSTVETLEPTKVRLTVEVPFEELKSEMDKAYKEIAGQVNIPGFRKGHVPPRIIDQRFGRAAVIEQVVNQVLPGHYSDAINENDLRPMAQPEVDVTEIPAVTGPQGGQLVFTAEVAVVPAFELPEIDEKLVVEVEPTEVTDEDVEKELEDLRSRFATLKTINRKAKTGDFATIDLVATIDGEQVDSASDVSYEIGSGSMLDGQDTALRGTKAGEEVTFTSKLKGGEHEGEEAEVTITIKAMKTRELPKADDDFAQMVSEFDTMEELTEDLKKQAAQSKESQQALAARDALIDILLDKVEIVLPESAVDHQVEHRVGEDAKPKAKKEAREAVEKEIRTELLSEALAKKFDVQVSQQELIDYAIQMSQNFGIDINQLFSSSQQMANVVADLGRSKALIEALKVVTVKDTNGADVDLSKFFGTDPATEEGAEIITEPADEQE; via the coding sequence GTGAAGAGCACCGTTGAAACCCTTGAGCCCACCAAGGTTCGCCTGACCGTCGAGGTTCCCTTCGAGGAACTCAAGTCCGAAATGGACAAGGCGTACAAGGAGATCGCCGGACAGGTCAACATCCCCGGCTTCCGTAAGGGCCACGTGCCTCCGCGCATCATCGACCAGCGTTTTGGCCGCGCCGCCGTCATCGAGCAGGTCGTCAACCAGGTTCTGCCCGGCCACTACTCGGACGCCATCAACGAAAACGACCTGCGCCCCATGGCCCAGCCCGAGGTTGACGTCACCGAGATCCCGGCCGTGACCGGCCCCCAGGGCGGACAGCTCGTCTTCACCGCCGAGGTTGCCGTCGTCCCCGCCTTCGAGCTGCCCGAGATCGACGAGAAGCTCGTCGTCGAGGTCGAGCCCACCGAGGTTACCGACGAGGACGTGGAGAAGGAACTCGAGGATCTGCGCAGCCGCTTCGCCACCCTCAAGACCATCAACCGCAAGGCCAAGACCGGTGATTTCGCGACCATCGACCTCGTCGCCACCATCGACGGCGAGCAGGTTGACTCCGCCTCCGACGTCTCCTACGAGATCGGCTCCGGCTCGATGCTCGACGGCCAGGACACCGCCCTGCGCGGCACCAAGGCCGGCGAAGAGGTCACCTTCACCTCCAAGCTGAAGGGTGGTGAGCACGAGGGCGAAGAGGCTGAGGTGACCATCACCATCAAGGCCATGAAGACCCGCGAGCTGCCCAAGGCTGACGACGACTTCGCTCAGATGGTCTCCGAGTTCGACACCATGGAAGAGCTCACCGAGGACCTCAAGAAGCAGGCCGCCCAGTCCAAGGAGTCCCAGCAGGCTCTCGCCGCGCGCGACGCCCTCATCGACATCCTCCTGGACAAGGTCGAGATCGTTCTGCCCGAGTCCGCGGTCGACCACCAGGTCGAGCACCGCGTCGGTGAGGACGCCAAGCCCAAGGCCAAGAAGGAAGCCCGCGAGGCCGTGGAGAAGGAAATCCGCACCGAGCTGCTCTCCGAGGCCCTGGCCAAGAAGTTCGACGTGCAGGTCTCCCAGCAGGAGCTGATCGACTACGCGATCCAGATGTCGCAGAACTTCGGCATCGACATCAACCAGCTGTTCTCCTCCTCCCAGCAGATGGCCAATGTCGTGGCCGACCTGGGTCGCTCCAAGGCCCTCATTGAGGCCCTGAAGGTCGTCACCGTCAAGGACACCAACGGTGCCGACGTCGACCTGTCCAAGTTCTTCGGTACCGATCCCGCCACCGAAGAGGGCGCGGAGATCATCACCGAGCCTGCAGACGAGCAGGAGTGA
- a CDS encoding ATP-dependent Clp protease proteolytic subunit has protein sequence MSVHNTGAAGEGSQLGLGDSVYQRLLKERIIWLGGEVRDENANVICAQLLLLAAEDPDRDIYLYINSPGGSVTAGMAIYDTMQYIKPDVVTVGMGMAASMGQFLLTAGAPGKRYITPHTRVLLHQPLGGAGGSATEIRINADLILGMKKELAAITASRTGKTVEQVEADGDRDHWFTAQEALEYGFVDRVIDSPQEIGTRGEN, from the coding sequence GTGAGCGTGCACAACACCGGTGCTGCTGGCGAAGGCTCGCAGCTGGGACTGGGCGACTCGGTCTACCAGCGCCTGCTCAAGGAACGCATCATTTGGCTGGGCGGCGAGGTCCGCGACGAGAATGCGAACGTGATCTGCGCGCAGCTGCTGCTCCTCGCGGCCGAGGACCCGGACCGCGACATCTACCTGTACATCAACTCGCCCGGCGGCTCGGTGACGGCCGGCATGGCCATCTACGACACGATGCAGTACATCAAGCCCGACGTCGTCACGGTCGGCATGGGCATGGCCGCGTCGATGGGCCAGTTCCTGCTCACCGCGGGAGCCCCCGGCAAGCGCTACATCACGCCCCACACCCGCGTGCTGCTGCACCAGCCCCTGGGCGGTGCGGGCGGTTCCGCGACCGAGATCCGCATCAACGCGGACCTGATCCTGGGCATGAAGAAGGAACTCGCTGCCATCACCGCGTCTCGCACGGGCAAGACCGTCGAGCAGGTCGAGGCCGACGGTGATCGTGACCACTGGTTCACTGCGCAGGAAGCCCTCGAGTACGGCTTCGTCGACCGCGTGATCGACAGCCCGCAGGAGATCGGAACGCGAGGAGAGAACTGA
- the clpX gene encoding ATP-dependent Clp protease ATP-binding subunit ClpX: MARLTDGAELLKCSFCGKSQKQVRKLIGGSGAYICDECIELCNEIIEEELGAQQSSSSATPLPKPREINEFLNTWVIGQDRAKRALSVAVYNHYKRVRSRESGNSEDMLGTKSNILLLGPTGTGKTHLARCLARLLDVPFAIVDATALTEAGYVGEDVENILLRLIQEADGDIKKAEKGIIYVDEIDKIGRKAENASITRDVSGEGVQQALLKIIEGTVASVPPTGGRKHPHQQFLEIDTSGILFIAAGAFAGIEDIVKGRLGRRSTGFGSELKSTSEMGDLYEAVSAEDLHKFGMIPEFIGRLPILTSTKELTEEDLVRVLTEPSNSLVRQYQHLFELDNMDLEFTHEALLAIAARANERKTGARGLSSIMEQTLSDLMFDLPSRDDVARVVITRDLVEGVGPAELYPERSSEGKRSA; this comes from the coding sequence GTGGCTCGTCTGACTGATGGTGCGGAACTGCTCAAGTGCTCTTTCTGTGGGAAGAGCCAGAAGCAGGTGCGTAAGCTCATCGGCGGCTCCGGCGCGTATATCTGCGACGAGTGCATTGAGCTGTGTAACGAGATCATCGAAGAGGAGCTGGGTGCTCAGCAGTCATCCTCCTCAGCGACTCCGCTGCCCAAACCGCGTGAAATCAACGAGTTCTTGAACACGTGGGTGATCGGCCAGGATCGCGCTAAGCGCGCACTGTCGGTCGCCGTATATAACCACTACAAGCGTGTGCGCTCGCGCGAGTCCGGCAACAGCGAGGACATGCTGGGTACAAAGTCCAACATCCTGCTGCTCGGCCCCACGGGCACGGGCAAAACCCACCTGGCGCGTTGCCTGGCGCGCCTCCTCGACGTGCCTTTCGCGATCGTGGACGCGACCGCCCTGACCGAGGCCGGCTACGTGGGCGAGGACGTGGAGAATATTCTCCTGCGCCTCATCCAGGAGGCCGACGGCGACATCAAGAAGGCGGAGAAGGGCATCATCTACGTCGACGAGATCGACAAGATCGGCCGTAAGGCTGAGAACGCCTCGATCACCCGCGACGTGTCGGGTGAGGGCGTGCAGCAGGCGCTCCTGAAGATCATCGAGGGCACGGTTGCCTCCGTTCCTCCCACGGGCGGACGCAAGCACCCCCACCAGCAGTTCCTCGAGATCGACACCTCCGGCATCCTCTTTATTGCGGCCGGTGCCTTCGCGGGCATCGAGGACATCGTCAAGGGCCGCCTGGGCCGCCGGTCGACGGGCTTCGGTTCGGAGCTGAAGAGCACCTCCGAGATGGGTGACCTCTACGAGGCCGTCTCAGCCGAGGATCTGCACAAGTTCGGCATGATCCCGGAGTTCATCGGCAGACTCCCCATCCTGACCTCCACCAAGGAGCTGACGGAGGAGGACCTCGTCCGTGTCCTCACCGAGCCGTCGAACTCGCTCGTGCGCCAGTACCAGCACCTCTTCGAGCTGGACAACATGGACCTGGAGTTCACGCACGAGGCACTCCTTGCGATCGCCGCTCGCGCGAACGAGCGAAAGACGGGTGCCCGTGGCCTGTCGTCGATCATGGAGCAGACCCTGTCGGATCTCATGTTCGACCTGCCCAGCCGCGACGACGTCGCACGCGTGGTTATCACCCGCGACCTCGTCGAGGGCGTGGGGCCCGCGGAGCTCTACCCGGAGCGCTCCTCGGAAGGTAAACGCAGCGCCTGA
- a CDS encoding chorismate mutase: MAHGNEAVVAASADLGVSGIPVELADARATIDNIDAALVHILAERFRCTQRVGHIKARLDLPPADPAREARQVERLRTLAASSGLDPDFAEKFLGFMVREVIRHHEDIKAEYNEGPRL, translated from the coding sequence ATGGCACATGGTAACGAGGCCGTGGTCGCCGCTTCGGCCGACCTGGGAGTGAGCGGTATCCCCGTCGAGCTGGCGGATGCGCGCGCCACGATCGACAATATCGATGCCGCGCTCGTACACATCCTCGCTGAGCGTTTCCGCTGCACGCAGCGCGTCGGGCACATCAAGGCCCGACTGGACCTGCCTCCTGCCGATCCTGCCCGCGAGGCTCGCCAGGTTGAGCGCCTGCGCACCCTGGCAGCATCCTCCGGCCTCGACCCTGATTTCGCCGAGAAGTTCCTGGGCTTCATGGTCCGTGAGGTCATCCGCCACCACGAGGACATCAAGGCCGAGTACAACGAGGGGCCGCGTCTGTAG